One segment of Curtobacterium poinsettiae DNA contains the following:
- a CDS encoding glycosyltransferase, translating to MERMLVSGAQEFQAAGVDGHVLGVGQQHPFEGAIRDAGYSVTTTNRALHTAAGREVLRRLLVEAEPDVVHIHTEGRYLQTVLAFRRLDRRLPVVRTIHNVFDARGRWFVRRAVQALVADRLVSALIAPSPDVAGNEMRFGRRPQVIYNWVEDRFFDLARQRAEAVVAPSAPIVIVGNCSSIKNHEVVLEAALLGNLRVAHVGSEVDAGSVEGELLERLERAGLLAARGVGDPGAALVAGRVFAMPSRHEGMPVALAEALVVGLPAIVSDVPGLRWALGQSGVVALAEREPAKWSERLRAGALASGAPTIDFHAARGVAEYTAVYRATTIRRRRRAAT from the coding sequence ATGGAACGGATGCTCGTCTCCGGAGCACAGGAGTTCCAAGCGGCGGGCGTTGACGGTCATGTCCTCGGCGTGGGCCAGCAGCACCCGTTCGAGGGCGCGATCCGGGACGCTGGCTACTCGGTGACCACCACCAACCGCGCGTTGCACACGGCCGCTGGGCGCGAGGTACTGCGGCGGCTCCTCGTCGAGGCCGAACCGGATGTCGTGCACATCCACACCGAGGGCCGGTACTTGCAGACAGTGCTCGCTTTCCGGAGGTTGGATCGGAGACTGCCCGTTGTGAGGACCATCCACAACGTGTTCGACGCGCGCGGTCGATGGTTTGTACGTCGTGCCGTGCAGGCGCTCGTCGCTGACCGGTTGGTCAGCGCTCTGATCGCTCCGAGCCCTGACGTGGCGGGAAATGAGATGCGCTTCGGCCGTCGCCCCCAGGTGATCTACAACTGGGTGGAGGACCGGTTCTTCGATCTGGCGAGGCAGCGTGCCGAAGCGGTGGTGGCGCCCTCGGCCCCGATCGTCATCGTCGGGAACTGCTCGAGCATCAAGAACCACGAAGTGGTGCTCGAGGCAGCCCTCCTCGGGAACCTCCGCGTCGCCCACGTCGGCTCCGAAGTCGACGCCGGGTCCGTCGAAGGGGAACTCCTCGAACGACTCGAGCGAGCAGGACTCCTCGCCGCTCGTGGGGTTGGTGATCCGGGAGCAGCGCTCGTCGCTGGGCGTGTGTTCGCGATGCCCAGCCGTCACGAAGGCATGCCTGTTGCGCTTGCTGAAGCGTTGGTCGTCGGCCTGCCCGCGATCGTTTCGGACGTTCCGGGGCTGCGGTGGGCCCTGGGGCAGAGTGGTGTCGTCGCACTTGCCGAACGAGAACCGGCGAAGTGGAGCGAACGTCTCCGAGCAGGAGCCTTGGCGAGTGGCGCTCCGACGATCGACTTCCATGCCGCCAGGGGAGTCGCCGAGTACACGGCGGTGTACCGAGCCACCACCATCAGACGACGAAGAAGGGCTGCCACGTGA
- a CDS encoding glycosyltransferase family 4 protein: protein MTRTFLEALHHAGLRAVLVDRRFSKSVDEIGGMSLRKVLSAFSLLFRLGNALRRNRGAAVVFFTTNRPPSFWVDVMMSATLQVLRRPYIAYVHTSGYQELADRGAGQRRGVALLLGGAVSVVVLGESMVADVSRFNDSIRTVPNAVPERERNATPVADAPSIVFLSNLIPGKGAEDFMRIANRCLNSTPASRAVVIGRASSDEYLDGLRALLDPHVRDRVNFTGALFDEDRDDVLSTAAVLVFPSTYRYEAQPLTVLEAMRLGVPVVAYDVGGLRDVIEDGENGFLVGLGDWEAASERCRELLSSQRDRERLAAGALATSRERFGLAQYSAAWIALLERGV, encoded by the coding sequence ATGACGAGGACGTTCCTGGAAGCACTTCACCATGCCGGTCTGCGGGCGGTCCTCGTGGATCGGCGTTTCAGCAAGTCAGTCGACGAGATCGGCGGGATGAGCCTCAGGAAGGTCCTCAGCGCTTTCTCGCTCCTGTTCCGACTCGGGAACGCACTCCGACGCAACAGAGGTGCGGCGGTGGTGTTCTTCACCACCAACCGGCCGCCATCGTTCTGGGTCGACGTGATGATGAGTGCAACACTCCAGGTGCTACGCCGTCCCTACATCGCGTACGTGCACACGTCGGGGTACCAGGAACTCGCCGATCGGGGCGCAGGGCAACGCCGCGGGGTCGCTCTCCTCCTCGGCGGTGCTGTGTCCGTGGTCGTCCTCGGAGAGTCGATGGTCGCAGACGTATCGCGGTTCAACGACTCGATCCGCACGGTCCCCAACGCCGTGCCGGAGCGGGAGCGGAACGCCACACCCGTGGCCGACGCACCGTCAATCGTCTTCCTGTCGAACCTCATCCCCGGCAAGGGCGCGGAGGACTTCATGCGCATCGCGAACCGATGCCTGAACAGCACACCGGCATCGCGCGCGGTCGTGATCGGGCGTGCTTCGTCGGACGAGTACCTCGACGGTCTCCGCGCGCTCCTCGACCCGCACGTTCGCGATCGAGTGAACTTCACGGGTGCTCTGTTCGACGAGGACCGTGACGATGTGCTCTCGACAGCAGCCGTGCTCGTGTTTCCCAGCACCTACCGCTACGAGGCACAACCGTTGACCGTGTTGGAAGCGATGCGGTTGGGTGTTCCGGTCGTCGCCTACGACGTCGGAGGCCTCCGCGATGTCATCGAAGATGGCGAGAACGGATTCCTCGTCGGTTTGGGTGACTGGGAGGCGGCGTCCGAACGGTGTCGGGAGCTCCTGTCGTCACAGCGTGATCGCGAACGCCTCGCAGCCGGAGCCCTCGCAACCTCGCGTGAGCGCTTCGGACTCGCCCAGTACAGCGCCGCTTGGATCGCGCTCCTCGAGCGAGGAGTGTGA
- a CDS encoding glycosyltransferase family 2 protein, whose product MSKLHVIVASHNRAETTWNALQSLHEAASGAGVEYDVTLFDDGSSDDTIEQATAAVDELTVLQGDGSAFWALSMATAEAAVLARDDVRDDDWLLWFNDDVQLERSGLRALFEAASRLPGGILIGSTVDAVSGELTYGGLRRAGIHPLSFDLVEPSELVEEAKRVDAFNGNVVLLPVHVARAVGSIDGGFSHAYADVDYGMRATSTGVPIWVTGGTVGYCSRNPTVSHRSLITAWRSFISQKGAGNPRSLRRYLRRHSARSWWFFYTASYALWWIRALRRTLRVGGVNR is encoded by the coding sequence ATGAGTAAGTTGCACGTGATCGTGGCCAGCCACAACCGCGCTGAGACCACCTGGAACGCGTTGCAGTCCCTCCACGAGGCAGCCTCCGGTGCGGGTGTCGAGTACGACGTGACGTTGTTCGACGACGGTTCGTCAGACGACACCATCGAGCAAGCCACCGCCGCCGTGGATGAGCTGACGGTGCTCCAAGGTGACGGTTCCGCTTTCTGGGCGCTGTCCATGGCCACTGCTGAAGCAGCAGTGCTGGCACGCGATGACGTGCGGGACGACGACTGGTTGCTCTGGTTCAACGACGATGTCCAGCTCGAGCGCTCGGGGCTCCGGGCATTGTTCGAAGCGGCATCTCGCCTGCCGGGGGGCATCCTCATCGGGAGCACCGTCGACGCAGTTTCGGGCGAGCTGACGTACGGAGGTCTCCGGCGCGCGGGAATCCACCCGCTCTCCTTCGATCTCGTCGAGCCGTCAGAACTCGTCGAGGAAGCGAAGCGAGTCGACGCGTTCAACGGCAACGTCGTGCTCCTACCGGTCCATGTCGCTCGGGCAGTCGGATCGATCGACGGAGGATTCAGTCACGCCTACGCGGATGTGGATTACGGGATGCGGGCGACCTCGACAGGCGTGCCGATCTGGGTGACCGGGGGCACGGTCGGTTACTGCAGCCGGAACCCGACCGTCTCGCATCGATCACTGATCACCGCCTGGCGCTCGTTCATCAGTCAAAAAGGGGCGGGCAATCCGCGCTCGCTGCGGCGTTACCTGCGCCGGCATAGTGCACGGTCGTGGTGGTTCTTCTACACAGCGTCCTACGCGCTCTGGTGGATTCGGGCCCTCCGTCGGACATTGCGCGTCGGAGGGGTGAACCGATGA
- a CDS encoding O-antigen ligase family protein, whose product MTTLLFLVVAIIFMVLAIGLVRMQPRVVYWVASLYAVTAWEYPNFGTIGTFGGTTITLGDGLAVSLIVAGLLDARAVVRRFPPVAVIAGAVLVALLAISLVQGIATFGLGVAVNEARGFLYVLGILFWAVTRPWPRSEVVYAEKFLVIVQGVGLCVVGLYHVARYGLGGTADFVLVSGELSQTGRPLVSGQALLLTLCAVLALRLWQRNAQTRWVWLFGLFMVFVIVSQQRTVWLTALAVAIVLLVRGPRALRQKLVLLFGALLVGGVLVSAVQSSTSSIVAEFAGSASNTGTYSARLTSWIGLIVQSVGEGVLTVLFGAPFGHGFGRFEGVGRWVVFAPHNWYVTVYLREGLIGLGAMLVIFLPRFFAGFRANRDVFLTAVLVCFLVYGWTYSWQWWTCLPLALAFLDRDFPEAISTQIPALPGSRRIEVHR is encoded by the coding sequence ATGACGACCTTGCTCTTCCTCGTCGTGGCGATCATCTTCATGGTCCTCGCCATCGGGCTGGTGCGGATGCAGCCGCGCGTCGTCTACTGGGTCGCGTCCTTGTACGCAGTGACGGCATGGGAGTACCCGAACTTCGGAACGATCGGCACCTTCGGTGGCACGACCATCACCCTCGGCGACGGGCTTGCAGTGAGCCTGATCGTCGCGGGACTCCTGGACGCTCGGGCGGTGGTCCGGCGTTTCCCACCTGTTGCTGTCATCGCTGGTGCGGTGCTCGTCGCACTGCTAGCGATCTCGCTCGTTCAGGGGATCGCGACCTTCGGCCTCGGCGTCGCCGTGAACGAAGCACGTGGCTTCTTGTACGTCCTCGGCATCTTGTTCTGGGCGGTGACGCGTCCGTGGCCTCGATCGGAGGTCGTCTACGCGGAGAAGTTCCTCGTCATCGTGCAAGGTGTCGGACTGTGCGTCGTGGGCCTGTACCACGTCGCGCGGTACGGGTTGGGCGGGACCGCAGACTTCGTTCTCGTCAGCGGAGAACTCAGCCAGACGGGCCGGCCGCTGGTCTCGGGCCAAGCCCTGCTCCTCACGCTCTGTGCGGTTCTTGCTCTGCGGCTCTGGCAGCGCAATGCGCAAACGCGCTGGGTCTGGTTGTTCGGCTTGTTCATGGTGTTCGTGATCGTCAGTCAGCAGCGGACTGTCTGGTTGACAGCCCTCGCAGTCGCAATCGTCCTCCTGGTCCGTGGACCTCGTGCGCTTCGCCAGAAGCTCGTGCTGCTCTTCGGGGCGCTCCTGGTCGGGGGCGTCCTGGTGTCGGCGGTTCAGTCGTCGACGAGCAGCATCGTGGCTGAGTTCGCCGGCTCAGCATCGAACACCGGGACGTATTCCGCGCGACTCACGAGCTGGATCGGTCTCATTGTGCAATCGGTGGGCGAGGGTGTGCTGACTGTCTTGTTCGGAGCACCCTTCGGTCACGGTTTCGGCAGGTTCGAGGGCGTCGGCCGGTGGGTGGTCTTCGCCCCACACAATTGGTACGTCACCGTGTACCTGCGAGAGGGGCTGATCGGGCTCGGCGCGATGTTGGTCATTTTTCTGCCCCGGTTCTTCGCTGGGTTCAGGGCCAACCGTGACGTGTTCCTGACCGCCGTGCTCGTGTGCTTCCTCGTCTACGGATGGACGTACTCGTGGCAGTGGTGGACGTGTCTGCCCCTCGCGCTGGCATTCCTCGATCGAGACTTCCCCGAGGCAATCTCCACACAGATCCCCGCGCTGCCCGGCTCCCGGCGGATTGAGGTGCACCGGTGA
- a CDS encoding WecB/TagA/CpsF family glycosyltransferase, producing MVTHRDVLPDGGDKASPRDTLLALPTVRAAGVPLVAIPGSKILDELRLIADHLDDAGVPVHFVNAYTVSLTADERYLRVFQSDGLNIADGTPLAWIARRTSGQVAHLRGPDAFRELLSSNPSHGIRHFLLGGSDASLARLEQAIARDYPDAVVVGSFSPPFTDFEASDRETIDSLIRESGANMLWVGIGTPKQDYEVQRLAERHPAVVLAVGAAFNFVSGDVVEAPRLWRRTGLEWLYRLFREPRRLWRRYLLGNVRFLLLALRRRRG from the coding sequence ATGGTTACTCACCGCGATGTCCTGCCCGACGGCGGGGACAAAGCCAGTCCCCGCGACACCCTGCTGGCTCTTCCCACGGTGCGTGCGGCGGGCGTACCACTGGTCGCCATACCTGGCTCGAAGATCCTCGACGAGCTGAGGCTGATCGCCGATCACCTGGACGATGCGGGAGTGCCGGTCCATTTCGTCAACGCGTACACCGTCTCGCTGACCGCTGATGAGCGCTACTTGCGCGTGTTCCAGTCGGACGGGCTGAACATCGCCGATGGGACGCCCCTCGCTTGGATCGCCCGTCGGACGAGTGGCCAGGTGGCACATCTGCGCGGGCCAGATGCGTTCCGTGAACTGCTTTCGTCGAACCCGTCGCACGGTATCCGACACTTCCTTCTCGGCGGAAGTGATGCCTCGCTGGCCCGTCTTGAACAGGCAATCGCGCGGGACTATCCCGACGCAGTGGTGGTGGGGTCGTTCAGCCCCCCGTTCACCGACTTCGAAGCAAGCGATCGGGAAACGATTGACTCGTTGATCCGGGAGTCGGGGGCGAACATGCTGTGGGTCGGAATCGGGACTCCCAAGCAGGACTACGAGGTCCAGAGACTCGCCGAGCGGCACCCCGCGGTCGTGTTGGCGGTGGGAGCCGCCTTCAACTTCGTGTCCGGAGACGTTGTCGAAGCTCCGAGACTGTGGCGCCGCACGGGCCTGGAATGGTTGTACCGGCTCTTCCGCGAGCCACGACGCCTCTGGCGACGGTACTTGCTGGGCAACGTGCGGTTCTTGCTCCTCGCCCTTCGGAGACGACGTGGCTGA
- a CDS encoding glycosyltransferase family 4 protein: MQEYVPAYRAPLFDRLAEVLAAEGDELTVFAGEPAGTLAQRRDGVRNRPWLRKIRQRELRLLGKRLTIRALPRDVWRADLIVVEQARRNLDVPLLLLWPRTARKTALWGHGADVVKVPSRFERLYSRLITRKAAWFFAYTPSGAEWAAEIGRDPRRTTTLYNSIDVGQLQEDLRSVHTATSAHQVCFIGGLDASKKISELIAIGEGVHRADPAFRLAVGGDGRLRGVVQSAADRLPWLDYRGPVSGRAKASMLRESELLLLPGRVGLTAIDSLAAGRPIVTLASSLHGPEFGYLEPGRTCVVSDGVDAAAHSVVMLLRDRQALATMQDSCRQASQKYSIENMAQYFHGGLKEAIRDDDE, encoded by the coding sequence GTGCAGGAGTACGTTCCGGCTTACCGTGCGCCGCTCTTCGACAGGTTGGCGGAGGTGCTGGCTGCGGAGGGCGATGAGCTCACCGTCTTCGCGGGAGAACCAGCTGGCACTCTCGCACAACGACGAGACGGCGTTCGCAACCGCCCGTGGTTGCGAAAGATCCGGCAGCGAGAGCTGAGGTTGCTCGGCAAGCGACTGACCATCCGCGCTCTGCCTCGCGACGTCTGGCGAGCGGACCTCATCGTCGTGGAGCAGGCCCGACGGAATCTCGATGTCCCACTGTTGCTCCTCTGGCCCCGCACCGCGCGGAAGACAGCGCTTTGGGGTCACGGTGCTGACGTGGTGAAGGTGCCGTCCCGCTTCGAACGCCTGTACAGCCGCCTGATCACGCGGAAGGCCGCCTGGTTCTTTGCGTACACACCTTCCGGTGCCGAGTGGGCAGCCGAGATCGGTAGGGATCCACGGCGTACCACGACCCTGTACAACAGCATCGACGTGGGGCAGCTGCAGGAGGACCTCCGATCCGTCCACACGGCGACGTCGGCGCACCAGGTGTGCTTCATCGGCGGCCTCGACGCCAGCAAGAAGATATCCGAACTGATCGCGATCGGAGAGGGCGTACACCGTGCGGATCCTGCCTTCCGCCTGGCGGTTGGGGGCGACGGACGGCTTCGAGGTGTGGTCCAGTCCGCCGCTGACCGACTTCCGTGGCTCGACTATCGTGGCCCCGTGTCAGGACGCGCGAAAGCGTCGATGCTCCGCGAAAGCGAGTTGCTCCTGCTTCCAGGTCGAGTCGGCTTGACAGCCATCGACAGCCTTGCAGCAGGCCGGCCGATCGTCACACTCGCCTCCTCCCTGCACGGGCCGGAGTTCGGGTACCTCGAACCCGGCAGGACCTGCGTTGTGTCCGATGGTGTCGACGCCGCCGCCCACTCTGTCGTGATGCTCCTTCGCGATCGGCAGGCGCTTGCGACGATGCAAGACAGCTGCCGCCAGGCATCTCAGAAGTACTCCATCGAGAACATGGCGCAGTATTTCCACGGCGGTCTGAAGGAAGCGATCAGGGACGACGATGAGTAA
- a CDS encoding DapH/DapD/GlmU-related protein, whose protein sequence is MTVVGVPITASPWVGDTPMLSAVTTIGSDVWIGFGAIILSGVTVGDSSVIAAGAVVTQDVEANTVVAGNPAKVLRPRFREGELSAHWDALRRRGVRLATDKAAGAPDV, encoded by the coding sequence ATGACCGTCGTGGGTGTCCCCATCACCGCGAGTCCTTGGGTGGGTGATACTCCGATGCTCAGCGCCGTCACGACGATCGGAAGTGACGTCTGGATCGGGTTCGGAGCGATCATCTTGTCCGGCGTCACGGTCGGGGACAGCTCCGTCATCGCGGCCGGCGCAGTCGTCACGCAGGACGTCGAGGCGAACACGGTCGTCGCCGGCAACCCGGCGAAGGTCCTCAGGCCTCGCTTCCGCGAAGGAGAACTGAGCGCGCACTGGGATGCCTTGCGGCGACGGGGTGTCCGGCTCGCCACTGACAAGGCGGCAGGTGCACCCGATGTCTGA